A stretch of DNA from Candidatus Protochlamydia phocaeensis:
AGTATGACTAGATTTATGACTAATTGTAAACTCATTACATCAGTAGAAAGAAGAAGACGTTGGTCTTTGGAAGAGAAGAAACAAATTATTGAAGAGACTTATCTGGAAGGACAATCTGTTTCCCAAGTTGCAAGAAGATATGGTATAACACCAAGTCAGCTTTTTGCATGGAGGAGACAGATGGAAGAAGGTGCACTTCAAGGAATTCAAAGTGGAGAAGAACTTGTCCCTAAGAGCCAAGTCAAGGAAATGGAAAAGCGTATCCGGGAATTGGAGCGCATGCTTGGTAAGAAGACGCTAGAAAATGAAATTTTAAAAGAAGCGATCAAGATAGGGCAGGAAAAAAAACTCATCTTGCGGCAGCCCTTGCCAAACTTAAACGATTTAGCATAAGGAAAATAGCAGAAGCCATGCAAGTGTCTCGGTCTAATCTTATGCAACAATTAAAGAAGCCCTCTTCTCCTGAGCCTGCCCTCTATTGCCAGGCAAATGACGAGAAGATTATTGCTTTAATAAAAGAAGTCATTAAAGGGAGACCGACTTATGGATATCGAAGAGTGAAGGCTCTTATTAATAAGCAGTTAGCGGCAAGAGGAGAAAATCTCATTAACCATAAAAGAATTTTTCGGTTAATGAAGAGACATCATCTTTTATTGCAAAAGCCTGCAAGAAGGCCAAGCAGAGCTCATACAGGTAAAGTAGAGACTCTTTTTAGCAATACAAGATGGTGCTCAGATAGCTTCTCTATTCAGTGCTTCAATGGAGATCGCGTTCATGTCGCTTTCTCTTTGGATACCTGCGACAGAGAAATTATGCGCTATGTTGCTTCAACCATAGGCATTGATGGCCAAATGATCAGAGACTTAATGCTAGAAACAGTTGAATATCGCTTTGGCCGGCCAAAAGCGCATGCAAGATTGCAATGGCTCAGCGATAATGGCAGCTGCTATACAGCTAAAGAAACAGTAAACTTTGGAAGAATGCTTGGCTTAGAAATAAGAACAACTCCAGCTTACAGTCCAGAAAGCAACGGCATGGCTGAAGCTTTTGTTAAAACTTTTAAAAGAGATTATGTTTATTTTGGCAATCTTCAAGATGCCAAGGCTATTTTGGAACAATTGCCAAAATGGATAGATGATTACAATAATAAAGCCCCTCACAAGGCTTTAAAAATGCTCTCTCCAAGAGAGTATTTAAATAAATTACAAATCGCAAGTTAGTGGTCCGGTTTTATAGGGGCAATTCCAATCCGTATTTATTAATACTAATAGGTATCCATAAACAACTTATTATTCCGTAGGATAAAGTTTCAAGCAAACAAGTATGCTAATTTGACAGCTTTTTAGTTTATTAATCAGTTAACAATTGCATAGATATACCGATCTCTCATTTCTCCCTTAAAAAGAATATAATTTTTAAGAAGTCCTTCACAACTCAGTCCAGCTTTTGCTAATACTTTTTGAGAAGATATATTTTCTGGATCAACTAATGCTTCGATGCGTTTAACGCCCAAGTCATTAAAACCTTGTTTAATTGCATTTTTTACAGCTAGTGTTGCTATGCCTTTCCCCCAATATGCTTTTGCCAATACATAGCCTAACTCTGCTCGGCAAGCAGCATTGCCTTTACCTTGAGATAAAGTAACCGAACCTATAGGTACTCCGTCAAGGCAAATGGCTTTAAACCAAGAATGTTTTTCTGCTACTTCAACTAAAAATTTATAAGCTTCTTCTTCCGAAGAATAAGCTTCCCAAGTCATAGTCTGAGCTACTTCAGGATCACTAGCCCATGTATAAAAGCATTTTAAGTCATCCCGAGATAGAGACCGAAGAGTTATTCTTGTCTCCATGTTTTTTGATTCCATTTCTAAATAACTAGGATAAATATTAGTAATCATACTTGTTGGCATATACTGCATTGTGGATTCCTTACACAGGATACTTTTCTAATACTAAAATCTAGAGGATCTATACGAATTGCATTATTCACAGATATACACTCACCATATCCCAAAAAAAACTTTATGATTTCGAAAGAAGCCATACAAGAGATTAGAGAGTTCAAACAAGCAAAAGAAGGCGATCTAAAATGATTAGCCAATTCTTCGGCGTTTCTTTTTTCTTTTAAATAGTAATTATTTCCATCTAAATATCCATTGCAAGCAAGACAAGAGGAAACACCAGGAATAACAAGAGGTCCCATTAAGCCTTCTCCTGCTGCATAACCTACATTTAATAAAGGAATTTTCAGCTTTACACAGGCTTGATTTACCAGTTTTTGAATATAGAAGAAAGGCCTATCAGCAGATAAAATGACAAAATCAGCCTTATCAATCAAATCTGATATATTAGATTCTGTTACCTTTTCTTTGATAGCTTCTATAGTTAAATCCTTATTTCTTTCTTTAAGCTGTTTTTCTGCTATCTCAACTTTAAATTTTCCAACATCTTTTTCGCCAAATAAAACTTGTCTTGTTAGATTCGATTCTTCAATTATATCAGGATCAACAAGCCTAATTTTTTGGATTCCCATTCCTACAAAGTTTAAAGCGATCCAATTGCCAATTCCCCCAACACCTAACAGGGTAATAGATAGTTTCTTAAGATTATCCTGAGTTTTTATGGGATCCAATCCATTAAGCAAATAATAGTTAAGATGCCTATCAAACCTAGTATAATTTTCTGGAATAATTTGATATGGAATTAAAATTCCTTCTTTTAACAGATGCGCACAAAAATTGCTAATATCTGCCTCTGGCAGGCCTGTCTCAACTACTACTTTAGCAATAGAAGTTGGTGATAAAAATTTTTTAAAAACATTCAGAGATAAATGATCTAATTGCAGTCTTTTAAATAATTTCCCTGCTCCTAAGTCTATAATGCACTTGCCATCTACTTCTTTCAGATTTTAAATTGTATAAATGTGAGCTAGTAATAGAAGCCACAGCAAAAGAGGTTCAAAATTATAGCGGAAGCGATATCTTAAATATTGCATATTCTCATATGGATACTATAAATCTGAAAAAAAGCAATCCTTTTGAAATTAGGCTTATTGTGTTCCTAAATCAATCTTTTACAAACTTAATCACAGATAACCAAGAAAGAATATTAAAAATTCTATTTGAAGACATTGCAAATAAGATAAAGATCTTAGTTTCAAGAGAAATAAAACCTGAGCATATTGAAATGTATAGCGTTGTCAGACCTAACTGTATTCCTAAATGCTGCGACCCTAACAAATAAAATTTTATAAATCTTATCTATAAAGATAACTTTTTACTAGTATTATCCGCACGAGCATACTTGTTTTAAGCGTTAACCATCTCGCTTGATACGTGGTCGTTCACCTTTTGAATAAAAGCCTTGCTGCTTTAAATAAGTTACCACTGAAGCTCGCAAAACATGAGGCGTTATATTTTGAATGGAATTCCAGCCATTTTGCCGGCCTTAGCAAATGTATTAGCGACCCGATTCAATATAACCTGAAAGAAAGGCAACCCCTTTTCGGTCTCCAATATGTTCCTTTAGTGCTAGCATAAGGGTTTCGGGATAAGTTATTACTGTTTGTTTGATTACGCCTTTTGTTTTGCTTTGGGTAAATGTTATTTCTCTTTCCTCTCAATCTATTTGCTCTGTCCGCAAAGACAAAACCTCTCTTATTCGCTTGCCGCCTTGAAGATTGAGTGACCTTAGCAATTAAACAATCGCGAGCATTAATCTTTTGCAGAGCAGAAAAACATCTTAAAGCCTTTTTCTTCCAGATTAAGTCCTTGAAAGTAAAAAATTTATGGGAATGCCATCCTCTTTGCTGCTTAAAGCTTTTGTAATTTAGAAGAACAAATCAAATCTAGAAATAAAATCAATAAACATTTAAGCGACCGAACGACGACGCATTAACTTACGCAACTCTTCCATAGCGCCAGGTTGCTTAAGCCATTCTGCAATATCATCGGGAATGTAGATGCGAGTCTTATGCTCTTTGGTTGTTCCTTTTGGTCTGCCTGCGCCTTCCCGTTTCCCTCCTCTTCCCTTTGTTTCCCTTTCTGTCAATGGGCTTAAGTTATCATTGAGTCTTTCTTTTATGAATTCTCTAAGATACGTGGGATATTTTTCTATGACTTCATCTTTTGAATCACCAGCATATTCAACGGGGTAAGCGGGATGACTGAAGATCCAATTTTTAAAAGATCTATCATACCAAGGCTTGATCTCACCAACTTCTTTAAGAGCTATTTTTAACTGTTCTTTAATTTCTTTTGTGGTGGCCATGGCCAACCTCTCTTCTTAAATTCAACTTCGGTTTTATGAACACTATGCGCAACAACTTTTTGTTTACTCTTCTTTCCATGAGCAATTTTGATAGAGCAAATAAAAGCGCCATTCTCATCGTACAGCTTATAATCAATGCTGCCTTTTACGAGACTCCAGCCAATCATCTTCAAATATTGTCGGTAGATTTTTTTCATCTAGCGGCTTAAACGGCATGAGATGTCCTTTATTTTTATTTTAGATTATTTGGGATAACAAATCAAATATAACTAAATTTTCATGGTTTTTGCTTGCATTACCCGCACCCCAGTCACGTCTGATAATATTTATTTTTCCTAAGATGTAAGCTAGGATTCTTATTTAACTATAAGATGAATATAGCGCTATTTTGCTGCCTATTTTGATAGGCTATAAAATTTCATTTTCAATTTTTAAATCTTCTCTTTTAGATGCTTCTTGAAGCATGTTCTGCATCAGTCTTTTCGCTTCTTGTTCCTCTCTTTCCAGCTTTTCATAAATAGCTTCCACCATCCATTGCTTCTTGGAGTAATTACGAAATTTTTTAATAATATTAACTCTATCTTCTATTTCTTGGTACAATTGCTCATCGATTTTAAAATGCAAAATTTTCTCATCTGGAATGGTATCAAAGCTGAGTTCTCGTTCTCTCTCTAATTTTTCGATAAAGGATTCTTCTATCCACTTTGCTTTATTTTTTGATGTTTTTCTTACATATTTAAGAAGTTGAATGTGTTTAGAAAATCGCTCATACAAATGCTCCGCTATTCGAATAGAAAAACTTTTTAATTTGTTTAAGGAAGTATTGTTAGGATTCATAAGTCCTTTTATTTATTGAATTTAATTATCTATAAAATATTAGATTTAAACAAAATTTTGACTTCCTTGCAAACCCTAAAGCGGATTTAAAATCCCGTTTATTTCATTATTAAAATAAACATTCAATATGTAAGAAAAACCATATAATTTACTTGATTAAATAACATAATTTATTTACGTTCAATTCATAATTGAATCAAATGAGGTTTGATTTCATATCAAAAAATCTACCAAATGGATGAGAGTATGAAACTTGCGATGAAAGTTTTATTTTTGGCAATTAGTGCTTTATCTCTAGCGTCTTGCGCTAGACAAATTTCTTCTGATGTCTATGCTTCTAGGCAAGTAGGAGAAGCCTCCTTTACTTATACAGGGGTGATTAAAAATGTGCGTGAAGTAACAGTTGAGCAAAGTGAGCAATTAGATAGTAATCAAGTGGGTATTGCTAGTGGAGGAGTAGCTGGTGGCGTGCTTGGCAATGTCCTAGGTCGAGGGAATTTACTTCCTACGGCAGCTGGAGCTGCTGCCGGAGCCGTAACAGGGGCTTTTATTGAAAAAAAATTAAAACAACAAACAGCTTTGGAATACATTGTTGAGTTGAATGATGGAAGATTAATGACTGTGGTTCAAGGAATGGATGATTGCTTTGGTGTTGAACAACCTGTTTATGTCATCGTAAGCCAGTCCGGCCGCTCTCGCATTACTGCTCAATAAGAACAACGCTCGTTTGGCCGTTAATATCGCGTCGCGATATTAACCGCCAAACATCGCTACTCGTGCACTAGCTTCTTCATAAAAACTTCTCTAGCTTCAGTATAGAATTTACTTAAATCGAAATCCTTAAGCTTTACATTTTTCTTTATGCCTTCTGAAATGAGTCTTGCAACTATGTATTTTTCCAATAACTTAATACTTAACCCGCTATAGAATAAAATAAATAAAGAACAATACAAAGAGATTTCTGTATAGTGTGCATTAATCTTGGCAATGCCCCAACAAATCATAACTACTATTGCCAGATTAATAAAAAATGCCATTTTCATAGATGCTTTAAGGCAGAATAAATTTACACCTTGGATTTTACAGTTTTCATTATCATTTAAAATATAAAAATAAAATAAAAAGTAAGGATACCAGAGAGTAAATGCTATTGCTCTAGGAAATAATCCAAAAGTTATGTTCACGTCTCCCACTAAAGCAGCTTCAATGTAAGAAGAGACAATTATTCCCAATAATCCCATTATATAGTACAAAATGCTAATGGGTTTATTCACAAAAAAAATAAAGTATGGCATATAAGCCTCCCTATTTCCCTACTTTATAATTTTAAAATTAATTTTTGCAATTGGAATATTACCCGCTAGCTTAATGTAGGCTTGGTTCTTCTCTAAAAATTGAATATCTGTTGTATTAACAAGAGGAATGTTGCGAGTTTGCAAAGATAAATTCACTCCATCCCTGACATCGTTAGCTCCATAGGATAAGCCTTCTTGATATTCTTTAATTTCTCTATCGCCAAAAATTTTAGAAATTTGCTCTGCAACTTCTGGATCCTGTTCTGCAAATACAATTTTAGTGGCACAATTTCCCAAAATAGTTTTAGCGCCATTGGGGCCATATATAGAATTGAGCTGGGCTGGACTTTGAAGTGCTAATAGGGCACAGCCCCCATATTTGCGGCTTTCACACAGAAGAATATCCAAATCTTTCAATTTATTTAATGAAGGAAGCTCATCAATGATAAACCATATTCTCCTATCTAAGCTTGGCTTTAATTGCATTAAACTTCGAATAGCGACAGAAAACCACGCCGCAATAAGAGGATTTAGTGCTGGCCTTTGAATGGGTTTACACGCCAAAAATAACCAACTATCATTTTGCTCTTTCTCTATCCATTCTCTAATTGAAAATGGACTCTCTGTGTCTTGTAAAAATTCTAAACAACCCAAAAAAGAGGAAGCCACAGATCTTACCGACCCAGCAGTTCTTTCTGAATTCAAGTCAATATGAGCTGCTGCTTTCGTTCCTTGAACAAATTCAGCTAGCTTAGAAAGAGGTTCAAATAATAGCTTATTTGTTAGCTCAGAAGTATTTTTCTGGAAATTTAATTTTAGCAAAGCAGCGCTCAAAAGACTGCGAGATGCGGTTCTCCAATATTCATCATTTTCTGAATAACTTTGAGGAATAAATCCCTCTGCAAGGGAATCAAAATCAAGCCTATCTCGACATTCTATCCAAGGATGCCAAGATACACTTCTTTCATCACATGGATTGAGCAAAATATCTTTTCCTACTCTAAAATATCGTTCAACAAAAACTCCTGTTGTATCAATTATGATAGCTCGCTGCTTATTTTTTCGAATTTGAGGTAAAATGTTATTAAAACAGTTTGTTTTACCACTTCCCGTTCCGCCTGTTATCAAAATATGTTGAGTCTCAGATCGCCTAACAATTGGTAAATTGCCAAGCTTAATAGAAGAGGCTTGTCCTTTCAATTTTAATAAGGTTTTTATTTTCCAAGCAGAGGACACTTTCTTTCCCGAAATGTGTTCTTTCCTCTTAGAAATCCTCCCTCTAATAAAAAAGAAAAAGATAATTCCAATAAAAGCAAAAAAAGTAATTTGGCTTGTCATTATTAAGTTTTGATGGCCTATCAGAACTAATTGATCCCAATAAGGTTTTGTGTAATTAAAGACCCGCTTAGAACTAACTTTTAATCTCTGAGATTGCTTTTCATGAGCGATTACCTGCCAAATTTGATGATCTACCTCTATTTGATCCACAGAAGCCGATAAAGAATAATTAGCCTGTAAATGATAATAAGATGCGTAATAAATCAGATTAGGCAAACGACTCATCCTATAGCCAAATAATCCAATCCAAATAAGACAGGAAAAGATAATAGCAATCTTCATTACTTGTTTGAACATGCGCACGCGGTGGGCCCAAATTTGCCCCCCTTCTGTCAAAGTATGGATGACCCCCATTTATTCATCATCCTTTAGCCAAAATGGTTTCTGAAATTGCGATTTAATGTGATTATAAGGCGGATCAAATAGCGCTTGACGAGTTTCAGGAATAGCATGCTTAGTAGCACGATCGATTAGGATTTTATCTTTTTCTTCTTGAAACTTGATTTGCCCATCTTCTTGCAAAGCTGTCAGCTTTCCAAAGCTATCTTCTATTTGATCCTTATAAAATTCTTTATTTTGAGTATGACGAGCACTCAGAGAATCCATTCGTTCGTTTGAATCCCATCGATGGAGTTTGTTATCTGTAAAGCCTCCTTCAATGCCTTGTTTCAATAAATTAACTCCGTTTTCTCCCAAACTTTCTTCCTCAGCTTTTAGATCAAGGGTAGGAACGGGGATAAAAGAAGGCTGTTTCCAAAGAGGAGAATAATCCATCGTTTTTTCATTCCTAAGATCTTGAATGAATTCCATAGCTAAACATTGCTTATCTTGCTCTGAGCCTTGAGAAAGAATTTCTTCTACACGACTAAATCCTCCTTCTCGAGCAAACTTTTGCTGACTCCAATTAACAAAGTCTTGATTGAGAGATTGTTTTATCAAATGGGCATTTTGTTTTAACCATGACGCATTCTGAGAGATTTGATCCAGATAGTTTTCAGCAAATTGATAGGCTGATTGAGAGCTCTTAACCTGGTCAAGAGCAGAGCTGAAGCTTTGGGCATATCGAATACCTTCATCTTGCAAAATGCTGAAATTTTTTGACTCAGCAAAATCTTTAATCGTTTGCAAATTTTTCTGAAAACTTTCCCCTTCAGTAATAGCTTTGGCCGAATTAAACATTTCGGTTCGATCTGCCCCAAAAGTATAGGAACCTTGTCCTCCAAATGCTGAATATCCAAGAGAGGCATTTAGCAATAAATCCAAGCTCTCTTTTGCATTTAGCCCATATTGTTCACCCCAATTAGTAGCCTCATTCAGGAGAAAAGAGGCACTTTCTTGAAGGGTGTGACAATCTCTTTGAGAAATCCCTTCGTTATAATTGCTTGAATTTGCCAAATGTTCAGCTAAATCAACCCCAGTCTTACT
This window harbors:
- a CDS encoding IS3 family transposase (programmed frameshift), whose translation is MTNCKLITSVERRRRWSLEEKKQIIEETYLEGQSVSQVARRYGITPSQLFAWRRQMEEGALQGIQSGEELVPKSQVKEMEKRIRELERMLGKKTLENEILKEAIKIGQGKKTHLAAALAKLKRFSIRKIAEAMQVSRSNLMQQLKKPSSPEPALYCQANDEKIIALIKEVIKGRPTYGYRRVKALINKQLAARGENLINHKRIFRLMKRHHLLLQKPARRPSRAHTGKVETLFSNTRWCSDSFSIQCFNGDRVHVAFSLDTCDREIMRYVASTIGIDGQMIRDLMLETVEYRFGRPKAHARLQWLSDNGSCYTAKETVNFGRMLGLEIRTTPAYSPESNGMAEAFVKTFKRDYVYFGNLQDAKAILEQLPKWIDDYNNKAPHKALKMLSPREYLNKLQIAS
- a CDS encoding GNAT family N-acetyltransferase, coding for MQYMPTSMITNIYPSYLEMESKNMETRITLRSLSRDDLKCFYTWASDPEVAQTMTWEAYSSEEEAYKFLVEVAEKHSWFKAICLDGVPIGSVTLSQGKGNAACRAELGYVLAKAYWGKGIATLAVKNAIKQGFNDLGVKRIEALVDPENISSQKVLAKAGLSCEGLLKNYILFKGEMRDRYIYAIVN
- a CDS encoding HesA/MoeB/ThiF family protein gives rise to the protein MDPIKTQDNLKKLSITLLGVGGIGNWIALNFVGMGIQKIRLVDPDIIEESNLTRQVLFGEKDVGKFKVEIAEKQLKERNKDLTIEAIKEKVTESNISDLIDKADFVILSADRPFFYIQKLVNQACVKLKIPLLNVGYAAGEGLMGPLVIPGVSSCLACNGYLDGNNYYLKEKRNAEELANHFRSPSFACLNSLISCMASFEIIKFFLGYGECISVNNAIRIDPLDFSIRKVSCVRNPQCSICQQV
- the traD gene encoding type IV conjugative transfer system coupling protein TraD; its protein translation is MGVIHTLTEGGQIWAHRVRMFKQVMKIAIIFSCLIWIGLFGYRMSRLPNLIYYASYYHLQANYSLSASVDQIEVDHQIWQVIAHEKQSQRLKVSSKRVFNYTKPYWDQLVLIGHQNLIMTSQITFFAFIGIIFFFFIRGRISKRKEHISGKKVSSAWKIKTLLKLKGQASSIKLGNLPIVRRSETQHILITGGTGSGKTNCFNNILPQIRKNKQRAIIIDTTGVFVERYFRVGKDILLNPCDERSVSWHPWIECRDRLDFDSLAEGFIPQSYSENDEYWRTASRSLLSAALLKLNFQKNTSELTNKLLFEPLSKLAEFVQGTKAAAHIDLNSERTAGSVRSVASSFLGCLEFLQDTESPFSIREWIEKEQNDSWLFLACKPIQRPALNPLIAAWFSVAIRSLMQLKPSLDRRIWFIIDELPSLNKLKDLDILLCESRKYGGCALLALQSPAQLNSIYGPNGAKTILGNCATKIVFAEQDPEVAEQISKIFGDREIKEYQEGLSYGANDVRDGVNLSLQTRNIPLVNTTDIQFLEKNQAYIKLAGNIPIAKINFKIIK